CATTTCATTAATTTGTTGCTCCTAGTctcctccatcctccatccTCTTCCCTGTGAATCAGAGAGCTACTCTCAGTATGCCATAGGGTGTCTCAATTCCTAAAATGTATCTGGAggacagagaaaacaggaaaGAGATGAAGGAGGAGGTCGGGATAGAGGTACACCGGTGAAATtgtgtccacacaggaagcaacaAGCAGCAATGGGGTGACCAGAGACTACAGCAAGTCAGTGACATTCAGAGACTTCAAGTGACTATAGGAGAAAACCCTGCTGGCAAAGAAATGGGCAGGTCCTGagataaacttttctcaactttgagGCAAGCTTGTGAAGCAGATACCAATAAGAGAGAGCAGGCTACCGTTCATTGGCATATGACCTGGGTGTAAATACATTACAGTGCTACCTAGGTAACCGCAGCCTGCTCTCCTAGAGACCAACAGTTGGCTTCAACGCGATGTGTGAGTTGTTTCCTGTGTGAATGCAGCTTGAGTGTCTACATCATCTGCAAATCATGGTGAACTCTCTGTCACAGTTTgcgtttcagccagtggtgttggggatctcgtcaaaattgatggaattatgaatgcggaaaagtaccgtcagattttgatccatcatctggaaagagtctgattggcagcacgacaatgatcccaaacacactgccaatgaagtaaaagcaaaacttttgcacagtactatacaaaaaaaaaaaaaaaacttgaaattttgagttattaattcaaaaaaaaaaaggaaaaaactttACTATCTAAAGTACATGTTTCAGTAATGAATACTCTTTTTCCTCCAGGGTGACCAATGGAGGAAAGACTACTCTTGCCAATAGTCTACAGGAACAGATACCCAACAGCTGCATCATTGCACAGGATTCATATTTTAAGGTACACTCTAATGCGGTCTGTAAACCAGACTTTTCCACTCTTTGTGCTGTCACAGAGGAGATTTAACAGCATGAGTGATCACATATGCTTCTTTCTTCAGGATGACTGTGATGTGCCAGTGGACAGTAGTGGCTTCAAGCAATATGACAGTAAGGGTGCTTTGCTGTTCTTAGCAATGCTTTCCTTTAGACTGATGAAGTAAaaatttctctttatttattcagttcagCTTTCTGACTTTTTCATATCTATTTGACTCAGTTATAGAAAAATTCCATAACCAAGTCCAACAAAACATAGCAGCTCACAGAGAAACCAAGGACACTGCCTACTCATACTGCAGTCGCAAGGCAGCTAAGCTCTAAATCATACCCCGCTCCGgcaatcaacaaaaaaaaagcatcatgaTGTATTAGATAAGACTACAAACTTGTGATTATTGGGAAAATTTGTGATGACAGAGCTAGAAATAGGTTGTTTTTCTTATGGACAGCTATACAATTAGACTTCTTTTTACAAttagaggagtcgccccctacTGGCCAGTAGAATGTGAAGGAAAATCATGCtcacttttctgtttaagtTCTCGATGCTCTGCACATGCAAACAATGATACGGGACGTTGACTTGTGGCAAAGAGATCCTGAGTCGTTCCTGAGGCAGCAAGGCCTGAAGCCCCAGCTTATAGCACCATCAATCGATAAGGAGGTCTTTGTGCTCATTGTGGAAGGCTTCCTCATTTTCAACCACAGGTACACGAAGGAGAGTTGTTTAAAGTTACATCGTGTTTATTTCAGTTACAAATTTGAGGAATTTAATCTTAAGAGTGTGACTACTCAGTTTACGGGACTGTATTTTTTGGGAAGCAATTAAATACTTCTTGTAATTTGCCGTTCATGTCAGCATGCAAAACTGTGAAGTTTAGTTCAACACATATGCAGAATAAAGTTTCCAGTGGTAATAGAGAATAAATAGAGAGTGTGATTCCTttagaaataaaacaacacaaggGCTACAAACAAATCTCAAACATTGTTTTCACCTTCATTTAGTTTGTATCAAATTTCTATGAAATGTTATTAAAGCATTTGGGGAAATTATGGAGCCGTACATCAAATGTTAAATAGAGAGACAGCATTTGGTAGCATACTACtgattgtataaaaaaaaatgacagatatAAAAAGGAACTTTACAATGAAGAATCAGTGAAATGTGTTTATCTAATTGAAATTTCCGCTTTTCAAACATTAATGTTTTTGCAAGTTTAGCCTTCAactgtgttttttccttttaagcaTGAACTGTAACCAAGGACTTAGTTAATAATTTGAAAAATCTCTTAATTATAGCAGCCCTGCAAGCCTCTGATGGTTTATTATGTTTCACCCTTCCAGACCTCTGAATGAGCTGTTTGACAAAAAATACTTCATGGAAATACCTTATGATGCCTGCAAGAGGAGGCGAAGGTATTTATTCCTATGTTTTGAGACTATTTGTGCATCTTCTCTGCAAAACAAGAACACAATTatgttcttttcattttaccTCCGTTTGCTGTCTTTTACAGTTCAAGGGCGTACATGCCTCCTGATCCTCCTGGCTACTTCAGCGCATATGTGTGGCCAATGTACCTAAAAAACCGGGAAGAGATGGAGAGCATCGAGTCAGAATTTGGTAAAGATGCGCTTGTGATGTATGTCCTGGTGTTGTGGGATGCATTTAACAATGACACTGTTGATGAGTTAGTGTGTGATTATTAGAACAGTTTGTACAAAACACTATTATAGATCTGAACTATCACAGAATAACAAAATAAGTGACatacatgtgattttttttttttttcctgctcagtATTTCTGGATGGtttaaagacaaaagaagagctgctggcAGCCGTGTATGAAGACATTTGTCAGGAAATAGAAAGACTCAGAGGTAAATCTGCTTGATAACAATAAAGAGTCTTACTTTTGATCTTtagtttaaaatatattttctgcaAAATAAGCTactttgaaacttttttttttttaaattatacacCATATTATGCTTGTTTCAGAAAATCATCCAATCAGAAAAGTTAAATGTTAAGTATGAATGATTTTCATAGCCAGatcttcaggaaaaaaaatccttggaTTATTAGCATTAGTCCACTTAAAATACTGCCTAACatccattattttattttaaatatgtacctttttgtcttttttcttttcagagaaaaactgaaatgatgAGTGTAACTTGATTGCTATTTGAAGATGAAGATGCTCTTGTGGATATTATTACCACTCTCATATAGACTAACGTGTGACTGAAAGGACAAAATTAAGCTGTGTGAATTATCCTGGAAGAAATGATGCTGTGAAGTTATCCACCTGTCATATTTCTGCACCCTCTCCGGGGTGCCGACAGTTTTGTGACTTTGTGAGCTTGGTACAGAGTACAGGACTTGCAGTTGTCTAATCCTATAATCATATCAGTATATGTAACCATAAATTAGGTTTTACTCAATTTTCTTAATCGATCTCTGCGTCCTGTGGCtatgtttttaaagtttatttttctgatatGCTCTGTGAAACGAATTGCTAAGTGTGCATTCATTAAAGCAACTTCATGCCCAAAACAGAAACACTAAATGTTATCTTTTGTTTGTCTATCATTCATGAAAATTCATTCATACACTGGAGACAGATTAATAACCAAATATATTGTTACTGTTACGCTACCTGAACTTGACAAAGGGATGAAAGGAGGAAAGATGAAAGTGACAAagtagataaaaataaaagaatcaagCAAGGTAAGTTCACAAAGAAAccagtattgattgttttaaaaaaggtcAGCAACAAATCCTGAAGTCTCGAAAAAGAAAAGTAGTTGAAGCACACTCCTTCACTAGCAGAGGACACTTGCTACACACCCACTGGTATAACATGACCGAACTGGCTCACTCCTCAACCCAACTTTATCCTCAGCGCTGACTGCTCAGTAAAGACAGCTACGCACTGACTCCACAGGAGACAAGAAGTGGCAGCGGAGTCGGGGAGAGACCAGGACACACCTAAGCAAGGACCCACTGTAGGGCTGCTAGGGACATACAGCTAATCTCTACATTACTCTGTTGTTTGACTTGAATACAAAGCTCTATGGATAGCTCTATTCATTAGTGATTATTAGCAACACATCAGAATTTAAAGTTGCCAACAGCATCCTTGACTAAGGCCTCTCCTGTTTTTATTATCAAAGAatttactgctcaaaaaaatttttaactttcatttttctgtgattttgAGTTCGGCTCTCAAAGCATTGATGATTTTTTATCGCCACTGACTATCATCATTTTGTTCTCAACAAATTATGTCAGTAAAGATGTTCAActttaatatttcaaaaatcCAGTGTCTCATTTAAGTtatctgttaatttttttttttttttgagtagtatATTTCCAATATTTAGAAAGTTTTAAACTTTTTCGTTTTTACATGCTCTTGTCTCTTTATGACTAGATTACTGGATGGactttttaaactaaaaacagtGCATTGCTCTGTTTTAAGATTTAAGACTAGAGAGGAGACATGCATTTTGAAACTGGTGGAGTAGACTCCGAAGACTCTAAAGAGGACCATGTTTCTCataagtaaagatgggcagaggtttattggtctgcaaaaaaacaacaaaaaaacctgtACTTACAAGTTgtagaacaatttcagaataatgttcctcaacttAAACTTGCAaaaactttgaatatctcatcatacattgtacataatatcatcaaaatattcagagaatctggagaaatctctttGCGGCAGGAACATAcctgaaaatcaatattggatgcTCATGATCTTCAGGCCATCAGGTGGCATGCATTACAAACAGACATGagtctgtcatggaaatcactgcatgggctcaggaacattTCCAggaatcactgtctgtgaacacagtttacCGTGACATCAACAAGTGCAAGTTAAAGCAGTGTCATGCAAAGACAACATCATTTTCAGGGacggccttgcatatttcagcaagacaatactgaactgcatactgcatctattacaacagcgtGACTTTGTAGTAGGAGAGTCAAGGTGTTGAATTGGCCTGCCTGCACCTTTCAACAATGGAAAACACTGTTAGAATCCTTTCCCAGGAATGTTGTCCCGATCTGACatgggggtggagcctatcccagctgtcatagggtgagagaagggtacaccctgtacaggtcaccagcctgttgcagggccaacacagagagacagacgaccaTCCACACTCACCTCCACAACTATAGACaatcaaactcaaaatgaactcataattttcttaaaattgttcatctgatattttttctgtgttcaattttgaataaaatatgggtttctGAGATTTGTAAATTTGCAAACACATTCAATTGTTTTTAACTTAGATTTTACACAGCATGGTTTTCAGTAGTTTCCTGTGCTTTCTCTTGTGTAACCCGTTTCCCCTGCTCTTCCTCTACCTGCCAGGAAACCTGTGAACTCCCAGTCAAACATTCCTGTGGACTGTGAGCACCTCTAGCCACTTCTCTCTTCTCTGGTGTACCAGCTCTTCTACTTGCAAAGGGAAGGACTTACCACATATCCACCTCTCTGCCCACCTGGCTCCTCATGGCCGTTCCGTGAGCACTGACCCAGTACTCCCATTGAGCCCCTGCATACCATCTTCTCAAGTAAGGCTGGTGCAGTCTAATTACAAATGCAGTAATACTCCACTAATAAAAGTAAACTCTCTACAGGGATGCTACTTGTTGGAGAGTTTACTCAGTTCAGCAATCAGTCACTCACCAGAACCTCCTTTTCCaataaacactttaaaactGCAAATGTCTGCTTGAGCCTGCTCTCTGAGCTCAGTTTAAACCAAACTATGacacttttttggaattgggttgTACTTTTGCTCATTTGGCAGAAAGCCCTGGAAGCATGAGTTGAAAGGCTGGAGAGCTCAAATGTTGCACAGTTGCTTCATTTACTGAAACCCTTCCTAATGACTCAGGTTAGTCATTTGAAATTTGAACGCAAAGCAGCATTTTAgttaaaaaatcaaatatgtatGGTACACCACCACCAACGAAAGGCTAATTTTACCCTCTCCATAAAACTAGAAGACATctggatgtgtgtgttcattGGTGGCTAAAACGACATTTGTTACACAATCTGTGAATCAACTGTATTGGTTACAAAATCAGTTGATTTTCCCACTTCTTTAACAGTAACCATTAGAAAAGTTGCAACAGTTATTTATGAGGATAGTCATTTTGGTCATTTATGAGGATGTGCATGCAATgctatctaaaaaaaaagtctttaaacaGCACTATTGTAAAAAAGGATGGAGTGATAATGACAGTTTTACAGCAAACGAAGCAATAAAGTTTGTTCATACTTCTTTGCAATAAGCTTGCAAAACCTTTTAGGTAGAAACCTTGCTTTCATTTTGAACAGAAACTTGGCTGACAGGAGTTTTTATCCACGTATGAACCTGCACCTGGCTGCTTTAATGGTCACATGTAATCTACATGACCTTTACTGTAAAACTCAGCTCAGAATAATGAGGCTAAAtaatttccaataaatcctgtgaTCGAAGTTTTACCAGAAACTCCGTGCTGTCAGCAGAACAATTATGTTTACCTCAGCAGTCGTCTTGCCTGACCGGCATGTGCAGTACAGGAGTTGTCACATGTAAATCTGGGCATTCCTCACTTCCCTGAACTGACTATATCCTGTTCTAACAAGACTTATATAggtctgctgcagctgctttcaTTATCCACAGCTCTGACGGCTTTATAAAAGACTGATCTGCTGAACTAAGCTGGTCACTGAAGAACATGTTTAACACGGGAGTTTCGACatatctgtgtttgttttttgcatgcTGCTTCTCCTGCAACAAAGCTATGCCTGCTAAACTTAGCAATGAGGCTGTGAATGACAGACCTGTGATCGGTGAGTAAAATGCACCTTCAGGGCTTCATGTTTGGTATTTTACTTGAtacttgtgtttaaaaaacGACAAATGTAGTTGTGTCTCTGTCGAATGTGTattcagagctgctgtatttttattccACAGGTATTTTAACTCAGGTTGTTACGGATGAAATCATGAAACCATTTGGGAAGACTTACATCCCTAGTTCTTATGTGAAATACATTGAGTCTGGGGGCAGCAGAGTGATGCCCATCAGGTGGGTTGAGTAAAGACTGGAACTTTCTGAACTGTGTTCTGTTGATTTCGATGAGTAGTTAAGAACAGGATGTATTTAGAAATGGTTATGCTTATTAAACCAACCACAAAGCAATTAACCATCTTTTTAAATCtacataataaaaacagagaaagcGTTTCTTTGGGCAGAATCACTTTGGGTTATTAAAGCTCGGAGACTTTGCATCTGCATCCAACATTAGGTGAATGCTAATCTAATGTTGAAATCACTGATGACATGTTATGGAAAAAGAAGAAGTTGACTCCCACTGTGAGCTATACCTTTGTGTTGTTTAAACAATGTAAAACACTACAGTACTGACTGGCTTGTTTCCCTGCACAGATTAACTCTTACTACGTCTGAATATGAAAACATCTTCAGGAAGATAAACGGGTGAGCTGCTGTATCTGAATTTGGATGTGCTGGAAAATGAAATTTGTATCTTAAATAATTACATGAAGTTTATTTTCTGTGCGATGTCGGTTTAGGCTGATTTTCATCGGGGGAGCTGCAGATTTGGAGACTTCAGACTTTGCCAGGGTGGCAAAGATTTTTTACAGATTCGCCATGGCGGTTTGTGCACcattattttcactgtttctgtctaAGAGCCTGTCTCATTTACCTCTCTGCGTATGTTCCTCAAATTCATAATGTGTCAtatcttgtttatttattatgagtgtttttaaatgtacagaaaTTAACTCATATTAGAAGCAGTTCTTGCACCTCTCCTGAGTGTTTCCGATGCTTAATAAGcaaagaatatttaaaaaataagctACAAGCTAAAAGCAATCAATTATTAATACTCTGTTGTTGGTAATATTGTATACCTTTTACCTAAATCTGCAGGACATTTAAGCTGCTGTTAATAGCTGACAAAAGTAAAGAACGCATTTGTCTGTaaattttgatttttcatttcCTACTGCATGCACAGAAAAATTACAATTCCAACCTCTTGTGTATTTCAGGCTAATGATGCTGGGGACTACTTCCCCATCTGGGGCACATGCATGGGAATGCAACTGCTCACTGTGCTGGTGGCTGGTAAAAATCTACTGTCAAATACCACAGCTACCAACGTAGCATTGCCTCTCAACCTAACTGCAGGTCAGAGCTTGGTTGTTGTCTTTATGTGACTCTAGCTTTTGCAATTTGAATTAAGCGACAGGATGTGCTTTAATATTTACAAAGTGGACTTTTTTCAGTGGTTGGAAACATTTTGCAGAAAGGTGCCTGAACAAAATCAGAACACTTGGTGTCAGTAGAGCCAAGTTTCAAATCTGAGGGATTTTTGGCCCTAGCTTCACCTGCTGTCTCAGTATATTCATCTTATGGTTTGATAAAATCTTGTATATtttgcataataaaaatatttgaggaggatcaattaaaaaaaaaaaaagtatttgtttgAAGTGCTCTTTATATGGGATacaaaatgggaaaaaataaaagagcgCTAACATAATCTGTTTTAACCCTTGGGCCCCAACCCCAACCCTAACCTTAACTCTTACCATAGGCAATCAGAATATgtgatttttgcttttattaaattgttctcCAAAGTTTTGCCAATAATTGTTCAAACTGAGACACTTCAAAAACTATTCacatttttccccccaaaagtCTATTTTTGCCTTTAGGGTATGGGATACCCTAAGGCTAAATAACtgttaaaatgtctttattctCTCATCCTACAGAAATATACCTGTTCAAATCCCTCACAAAGGCTTGAATGGATTTTAATAGTAATTTAaaagagagtttgattttctttctgtgttttataACTAGACCTAATCTACATATTCCTTCCTGTGCCTTGCAGAGGCCCATTCCAGCCGGATGTTCAGTGGTTTCCCAGATGAGCTCATCAAAGCGTTGACCCAGGAACCTTTGACTGGCAATTTTCACCACTATGGGATCACAGTAAAGGTACAAGAAAAATCCTGCTTTGGGCCAGTGTCACTGTACAGaaagttttacttcctgtgttagGTTTCTGCCTCGTTATTGTGTGGGGAAATAAAATCCCAGCCAAAGAGCCGATCATTTTTAACATCAACAAATGTGGTTCCCAGATTTTCCATTTAGAAACCTTTGATAGGGATATGATAAATGTTCTTACAGACCTTCCAGGAAAATGAGGAGCTACAGAGTTTCTTCTCCATCTTGTCAACAAACATCGCCGAGAACGGAGCTCACTTTGTCTCAACTTTCGAAGGTTACAagatttatttggttttaactTTTCAACTTGAGAAACTGAAGGAAACTAAACTGTACTCATAGATATGTTGTTTTGTTATAACAGGTAAAAAATATCCCTTCTATGGAGTGCAGTGGCACCCGGAGGTGAATCGTTTCCAGTGGAAAAGAAATCTGAACTTCCCTCACTCCCGTCACGCTGTTCAGTTATCATCGGTGTTGGGTGAATTTCTTGTCAATGAAGGTAACATGATAACCATGCATTATCAATAAATATACTCATACTGATTGTGATTGAGCAGCATTATTAATGATGTTGTAACACAGTGAGACAAAAGGCCATTAAAAGAACCCTGACAGTATAATGTATTGTCTGGTGCACATCTCAAAGTCTAACATACCAGCAGCCCCACATatgtgcacagaaaaaaaatgtattttgattaCATTACATTAACAGTTGTGCATGCAGTGAATCCATCAACACAGAAAAACCCAACCCAGGCAGGAGCCTATCAACTACAAATGATGATTAGATTAGACTTTTATCTGCAGTTTTGTCTACAGATTTTACAGTGGCAAgaatgttttttaattaatatccTTAACATTAATGAAGGTATTCGACTACTGCAGTCAGTGTAGCAGTACAAACACAGTATATCATGGTTTATATAATTATTGGATGCAGTGACTAGTAATTTCTCTGGCACAACCAAAACCAGAGAGACAAAAGTGATATCATATAAAGAACTTGCGGtgaagtgaaactgagtgttGAAGACACTGAAAACTGTCTAATATGGAGTCTCACTGTCTGTTTCTCAcgtgtgtttttaaatcttcGATGACTTCCTTTTGTCACTCTCTTTCCTGCTGAAACCAACTTTTTAACCAATCTGCATCACTGGTGCAAACCTTATTTAAATATGGCTGCTATCTCACTGTGTACCCTCTGACCACTTTCAGCACTGTTGTTATAATTAGATTGCTACCTGGAAGCACCGTTTTGATCACCTGCACTTGCAGACGTGTGAAAAACGAGTaccttgtagaaccacctttaccGGCTATTACctcattttctgtgtgactttatgtCTCACATcagtgtggaggaattttggcccgctCTATTTTGCAACATTggttcagttcattgaggtttgtgggcatttgttcaTGCACAGTTCCTTTAAGTCCCCCCcccagcatttcagtcagtttgaAACTTGGGGCATTGcgcaggtcctgtggctgcattgtgaatgctccagacctgtAAACtgtcaaaacttctgcttttatagaagtgGTCTATAAAATCATCACTTGTTGAGGATTAATTCACCAAATGCATTTGatgagcagcacctggctgctaattACAGTCTTAATTGCTATGGAAGCAGAAAGGGAGTACTTAGTGcttcacaggactgcagagagCCATGTGAAGCTATGAGATATATTTCTCTCAGAAATCCACCCAGTTATacttaaaataatacaaatattaCCTTTAaagcttttatattttatatcccACTCTACCAAATTTTCTCATTAAgctatggatggatggatggtaatcTAACCCATGCattacttttctgttttgtttagcAAAGAGAAGTTTACATCATTTTGACAGTCCTGAGGAAGAGGATTCATCACTGATTTACAACTACTCACCTGTCTATGCTGCAAACTTCACAGGATATGAGCAGGTCTATTTCTTCTGAGTTCCTCCTGCACCTGACTGGGTCTCTGTGCATGCGCATGTTTGTATACTGTAGTGTGTAGTACGCTCATGAAGTCTGCTGGTTTTAGCCAGAGGTAAACAAAAGTGTTAAGTCTTTTATGTGCTGATTCAGAGTGGATTTTTATTACACTGAGGAAGTATCTTCACTGGCAATTGTGGCATTACTAACATAGAAGTATTATTTATATTACGTtgtgttttttccccattaatGTGCTCATTTGAGAAAGTAAAGTCAGCCTTTTGTTCCTGtagatgtgaatgtgtttgaagtAGAATATCTAGAttgattttaagaaaaatagatCCATGTCTTTTGCTCTTATTTCAAAAGccaattttaattaaaaaaaaaaatttaggttaatttaaaacaaataagagttttacaaaaaaaaatagtcccCCTCTGAGTGAGAAATATCTTTCTCAGCAGATGTGTTTTGTGCAGCTGTCATAGAAATGTAAATATGAAAGTTCTATCTGAATATTTTAAGGATCTTTTTATCTGACTTTTTATTCATTGTTTAACAAGTAGAAAAAGCAATTGACCAAAAACCTCACTGCGCTGTCCATTCAGTATTTCCAAGGTCAACAGAGGACCTTTAAAGCTTTTGGATGAAGGATAGGGATAGGTTCAAAATTGAACCCTTTAAACCACAAAGCAGTACCTTGAAAACTCTTTACCAGGGGTTTCTTAGGAGTTCCATGAGGAACCTTTTTCAGTTGAAAAGGTTCATCCACAATGGTACTTCTAATAGTGCATGGCTATGCAATGGTGAAAATTGCAGTAAGGTCATTAATtactcctttttttaaaaaataaaatgaattgctATTCCTGGTGCGGAGATGTGATGTAAGCATTATGACTCCATCAGTGAAAAGGTTTGGAAACATAAGAGTATTTTTAGATGTAGACAAGTTTTTTTGAGTGACAGTGACATCAGACACGATCGTATTGCTCCTCTGTAGCTCCTTCGCGATCAGGAAAGTGAAGTGGACAGTAAACTCACTAAATATAGAAAAACTGTGACAAACTGATGAAGACGTCGTGGGCTGTTGACCATCTTTCAGTAAATGGGTTATTGAATGTGAAAATGTGAACTTTTTAAAGTGTATGCTTCCTTACAGCAAgctcagttaatttttttttactgtgaactGAAGACATTTGAGTGTGAGATGCATATGAGAAGAAAGCtcagtttcagcttttattCTCTGGTATTTCTAGATACAGTATAAAGTTAAATACagttaaaaatcacagaaaataagaCATTTTGTACCACCCAGCTTTTCAAGTGAGccaaagtattggaacagaatGATTTCAGCTGCATTAAAATCCAAAATACTTAATGTTTGGTTGCATATTTCTTGCTTGCAAGCCTACGACCCAGACTTTTGTTTCTCACATACTCAGTTCGGTGACTGGACTTAAATCTTTGAATAAAATTAATGTGTATAAATGTTTAGCCACATTATCTTATTGGAGATTAATTTCACCTTACAGCAGCTTCAGCAAGTGACATGAAGCAGTTACCTGTGACTTCACAGGACCGCACTTTGTGAATAtatttgtgaaaactgccagtgTCAGTCAAGATAAATGTTCATAAATCAATGTTCCTTTAAGTTTATATGCATTTtcatagatatatatatatacacactttttggaaaaatattTACCCTAAACGGGCGAGGAACCATATATGGTTACTTTATCGATCCCGATCtacaacataaaaataaaaaataaaaaagtaaagtaaaagtccTGCTCCAATCACACTCTAGggttgaaattttaaatttcCATGCATTTCAATGGCCTGACTTGTAACATGCAGAGATGACTGGCCATTGGCCCGCGACCTACAGCGAGTCGGACCCCTGCTGTAAAACATACACGCATCAGTAAACTGCAGATGATAATGAGCTACAGGAAACACACCAACCCGTCTCAACGCAGAGCGACCAGGCGGCCTCGCCATTGGTCTCCCCGCCCACCAGTCACGTCTGGCGGGGCGGGCGCAGGAACATCGAGCCTGTGCTCTAGTTTTCCCCTCTCACACAGATGCTGCTGCGGTTGCTGGGTCAGTGTCATGTCGTCTGTTAATAATAACAGagtcaaaacagcagcagcgagGAGAAGCTGGGGAAATATTCACATcagcatttctgctttttgaga
This sequence is a window from Archocentrus centrarchus isolate MPI-CPG fArcCen1 chromosome 9, fArcCen1, whole genome shotgun sequence. Protein-coding genes within it:
- the LOC115785961 gene encoding gamma-glutamyl hydrolase; this encodes MFNTGVSTYLCLFFACCFSCNKAMPAKLSNEAVNDRPVIGILTQVVTDEIMKPFGKTYIPSSYVKYIESGGSRVMPIRLTLTTSEYENIFRKINGLIFIGGAADLETSDFARVAKIFYRFAMAANDAGDYFPIWGTCMGMQLLTVLVAGKNLLSNTTATNVALPLNLTAEAHSSRMFSGFPDELIKALTQEPLTGNFHHYGITVKTFQENEELQSFFSILSTNIAENGAHFVSTFEGKKYPFYGVQWHPEVNRFQWKRNLNFPHSRHAVQLSSVLGEFLVNEAKRSLHHFDSPEEEDSSLIYNYSPVYAANFTGYEQVYFF
- the nmrk1 gene encoding nicotinamide riboside kinase 1 isoform X1 translates to MKTLIVGIGGVTNGGKTTLANSLQEQIPNSCIIAQDSYFKDDCDVPVDSSGFKQYDILDALHMQTMIRDVDLWQRDPESFLRQQGLKPQLIAPSIDKEVFVLIVEGFLIFNHRPLNELFDKKYFMEIPYDACKRRRSSRAYMPPDPPGYFSAYVWPMYLKNREEMESIESEFVFLDGLKTKEELLAAVYEDICQEIERLRENHPIRKVKC
- the nmrk1 gene encoding nicotinamide riboside kinase 1 isoform X3, with amino-acid sequence MKTLIVGIGGVTNGGKTTLANSLQEQIPNSCIIAQDSYFKDDCDVPVDSSGFKQYDILDALHMQTMIRDVDLWQRDPESFLRQQGLKPQLIAPSIDKEVFVLIVEGFLIFNHRPLNELFDKKYFMEIPYDACKRRRSSRAYMPPDPPGYFSAYVWPMYLKNREEMESIESEFGKDALVIISGWFKDKRRAAGSRV
- the nmrk1 gene encoding nicotinamide riboside kinase 1 isoform X2; protein product: MKTLIVGIGGVTNGGKTTLANSLQEQIPNSCIIAQDSYFKDDCDVPVDSSGFKQYDILDALHMQTMIRDVDLWQRDPESFLRQQGLKPQLIAPSIDKEVFVLIVEGFLIFNHRPLNELFDKKYFMEIPYDACKRRRSSRAYMPPDPPGYFSAYVWPMYLKNREEMESIESEFVFLDGLKTKEELLAAVYEDICQEIERLREKN